CTCGGTGCGCTGGGGCGCGGTGGTGCAGAACGTGAGCACGGCGGCCAAGTCGCTGGCGCTGCTGGGCCTGGCGCTGGTCGGCTTCCTCTTCGGCCACGCGGGCGAGGGCGCGCTGTCGCAGCCGGTGTCGTGGGCGCCGCTGTCGTGGGGCGGCTTCGGCCTGGCGCTCGTCTCGGTGATGTGGGCGTACGACGGATGGGCCGACCTGACCTTCATGTCCGGCGAGGTGAAGGACCCGGACCGCACGCTGCCGCGCGCGCTGCTGGGCGGGGTCGCGGCGGTGGTCGCCATCTACCTGGCGGTGAACGCCGTGTACCTCTACCTGCTGCCGTTGCCGGTGATGGCCGCCTCCAAGCTCGTCGCGGCCGACGCGGCGCAGCGCATCTTCGGCGCGGTGGGCTCCGCCGTCGTCTCGGCGATGGTGATGATGAGCGCGTTCGGCGCGCTGAACGGGTCGATGATGACCGGGCCGCGTATCTTCTACGCGATGGCCGAGGACGGGCTCTTCTTCCGCCCCATCGCCGCCGTGCACCGCCGCTTCCACACGCCGTACGCGGCGATCCTGCTCGCGACGGCGCTGGGCGTGGGCTACGTCTCCTTCCGCAGCTTCGAGGAGCTGGCGGACAGCTTCATCCTGGGCATCTGGCCGTTCTACGCGCTGGCCGTGGCCGCCGTCTTCATCCTCCGCGCGCGCCGTCCGGACCTGCCGCGCCCGTACCGCACCACGGCGTACCCGCTGCCGCCGCTCGTCTTCCTGCTCGCCTCCGTCGCCATGCTG
The Longimicrobiaceae bacterium genome window above contains:
- a CDS encoding amino acid permease, yielding MSQTSPVVDYEQQRADGPAGAGLDRLPRRLGVWSAAAILVGSTIGSGIFRVPGAVAERVGTVGAVTMLWTLGALVALFGALTVAELAGMFPRSGGVYVFIREGFGPLPAFLFGWTELLVIRPSAIGAIAVLFAEYTARLFGWGDPSVRWIAAGAIVLVGLANIRSVRWGAVVQNVSTAAKSLALLGLALVGFLFGHAGEGALSQPVSWAPLSWGGFGLALVSVMWAYDGWADLTFMSGEVKDPDRTLPRALLGGVAAVVAIYLAVNAVYLYLLPLPVMAASKLVAADAAQRIFGAVGSAVVSAMVMMSAFGALNGSMMTGPRIFYAMAEDGLFFRPIAAVHRRFHTPYAAILLATALGVGYVSFRSFEELADSFILGIWPFYALAVAAVFILRARRPDLPRPYRTTAYPLPPLVFLLASVAMLVNAAVQEPRPAAVGAGLILLGIPVYYIWQMIKSRDGARPAT